A single region of the Lotus japonicus ecotype B-129 chromosome 4, LjGifu_v1.2 genome encodes:
- the LOC130710875 gene encoding protein SAR DEFICIENT 1-like codes for MAAKRFLDDSDQDKDKPIDKRMRTTTTRPSFASVIGEVVMVKNLQNLFSGLEPLLRRVVSEEVERVMRHCCPRPMTRSPSLRLQALEQIQPSSLQLRFSKKLSLPIFTGSRILDMDEKPIHVVLVDKSSDQIMVPTSFQHPIKLEIVVLDGDFPDKESWTSEEFNRHIVKERTGKRPLLAGELNLTLRDGIAPIGDIEFTDNSSWIRSRKFRVAVRVAPTGNNPSLRIREGMTDAFIVKDHRGELYKKHHPPMLHDEVWRLEKIGKDGAFHKKLSSERITTVQDFLKLSVVDPQRLRKILGIGMSERMWEVTMKHAKTCNMGNKLYIHRGPQFTIILNGICQLVKAEINGQIFPARELNNMNRSYIEKLVREAYARWNNLEEIDGVMNDNVALLTQGETGDQFPNNHQALVMASCNQNDYFGDKSAEGGSYVPSQSAQIGCSEWPMNATFAAGSFMNAMPYSFSESQTDGDITPSGSGSGIDGAARWN; via the exons ATGGCAGCTAAAAGGTTTTTGGATGATTCCGATCAAGACAAAGACAAACCAATCGACAAACGCATGAGAACTACAACTACTAGACCTTCTTTTGCTTC GGTAATAGGAGAAGTTGTAATGGTGAAAAACTTGCAGAACCTTTTCTCAGGCTTGGAACCATTGCTGAGAAGAGTG GTGAGTGAAGAGGTGGAGCGAGTGATGAGACATTGTTGTCCACGACCAATGACTAGGTCCCCTTCATTGAGACTCCAAGCATTGGAACAAATACAACCATCAAGCCTTCAGCTCAGGTTCAGCAAAAAGCTTTCACTCCCTATATTCACAG GTAGCAGGATATTGGACATGGACGAAAAACCCATCCATGTGGTTCTTGTTGACAAGAGTAGCGATCAAATAATGGTTCCAACGAGCTTCCAACATCCCATCAAGCTAGAAATTGTGGTGCTTGATGGAGATTTCCCTGATAAGGAGTCATGGACAAGTGAGGAGTTCAACAGGCACATAGTGAAGGAGAGAACAGGGAAGAGGCCATTGCTTGCAGGAGAGCTGAATCTGACCCTGAGGGATGGAATTGCACCCATTGGGGACATAGAGTTCACTGATAATTCTAGCTGGATACGTAGTAGGAAGTTCAGAGTCGCCGTGAGAGTGGCTCCGACCGGCAATAATCCGAGTCTCAGAATCCGTGAAGGCATGACTGACGCTTTTATTGTTAAGGATCACCGCGGTGAAT TGTACAAGAAACATCACCCACCAATGCTCCATGATGAAGTGTGGCGCCTAGAGAAGATTGGGAAAGATGGAGCTTTCCACAAAAAATTGTCCTCAGAGCGAATAACCACAGTGCAAGACTTTCTCAAGTTATCTGTTGTTGATCCACAAAGGCTCAGAAAG ATTTTAGGCATTGGAATGTCAGAGAGAATGTGGGAAGTGACAATGAAGCATGCAAAGACTTGCAACATGGGCAACAAGCTCTACATCCACCGTGGTCCTCAATTTACCATTATTCTGAATGGCATATGCCAGTTGGTTAAAGCTGAAATCAATGGACAAATCTTTCCAGCTAGAGAACTGAACAACATGAACAGG AGCTATATAGAGAAATTGGTTAGAGAAGCATATGCTAGATGGAATAACTTGGAGGAAATCGATGGGGTCATGAATGATAATGTTGCTTTGTTAACCCAAG GTGAAACTGGGGACCAATTTCCAAACAATCATCAAGCATTGGTAATGGCATCATGCAATCAGAACGATTATTTTGGTGATAAATCTGCAGAGGGTGGTAGCTATGTACCTAGCCAAAGTGCACAAATAGGGTGCAGCGAATGGCCAATGAATGCAACATTTGCCGCAGGATCATTCATGAATGCCATGCCTTACAGCTTCTCAGAGTCACAAACAGACGGTGACATAACACCCTCAGGTTCTGGTTCTGGCATTGATGGAGCTGCAAGGTGGAATTAG